The following proteins come from a genomic window of Canis aureus isolate CA01 chromosome 3, VMU_Caureus_v.1.0, whole genome shotgun sequence:
- the LOC144310198 gene encoding uncharacterized protein LOC144310198 — MAPGRPRVPGLRAQELTHSRSNRAPRAAGPARSRLRTAPPRAARTTREPESVLRGLAAAGVRGAGPRENGGASTGEAAPALGWRTESPQYRSSDGCPWVFTPPQEN; from the exons ATGGCGCCGGGGCGGCCGCGGGTGCCCGGTCTCCGCGCCCAGGAACTCACTCACTCCCGCTCCAACCGAGCGCCGCGCGCCGCGGGACCCGCACGCTCGCGCCTGCGCACTGCGCCGCCCCGAGCCGCTCGGACAACCCGGGAGCCAGAATCCGTCCTCCGCGGTTTGGCAGCCGCCGGCGTgagaggggcggggcctcgggagaacGGCGGCGCGAGTACGGGAGAGGCGGCGCCGGCGCTCGGGTGGAG AACAGAAAGTCCCCAATACCGGTCCTCAGATGGATGCCCATGGGTTTTTACTCCTCcacaagaaaattag